Proteins encoded within one genomic window of Candidatus Syntrophocurvum alkaliphilum:
- a CDS encoding TetR/AcrR family transcriptional regulator: protein MSDSISKQDLIIESAAKVFAKKGYHNAKMGEIAAEAGIGKGTIYEYFSSKLQLFQEMMDQSLNKYFNKVVIDSLEKIPMEKRIQMLLQGHFQFCVENRELTRIIFWDTEIIDEELKDWAYNLRKEKESVMQDLIQSAISEGELRDIDANLVTQIITGVLGAMWAPIVLENKEFNIQKLSQEVTDLIMNGIKAK, encoded by the coding sequence ATGTCTGACAGTATAAGTAAGCAAGATTTAATTATAGAATCTGCGGCTAAGGTTTTTGCTAAAAAAGGATATCATAATGCAAAAATGGGTGAGATAGCTGCTGAAGCGGGAATAGGTAAAGGAACTATTTATGAATACTTTAGTAGCAAGCTCCAATTATTCCAAGAAATGATGGATCAAAGCTTAAATAAATACTTTAACAAAGTTGTTATAGATTCCCTAGAAAAGATACCAATGGAAAAAAGAATTCAGATGCTTTTACAAGGACACTTTCAATTTTGTGTTGAAAATAGAGAGTTAACAAGAATTATTTTTTGGGATACAGAAATAATTGATGAAGAACTGAAAGATTGGGCGTACAATTTACGTAAAGAAAAAGAGAGTGTAATGCAAGACCTGATACAGTCAGCTATTTCTGAAGGAGAGCTAAGAGATATCGACGCAAACCTAGTAACTCAAATAATTACAGGTGTTCTAGGTGCCATGTGGGCTCCTATAGTTTTAGAAAACAAAGAATTCAACATCCAAAAACTATCCCAAGAAGTAACCGATCTAATTATGAATGGAATAAAAGCGAAATAA
- the wecB gene encoding non-hydrolyzing UDP-N-acetylglucosamine 2-epimerase has product MGIHLGKVMVVFGTRPEAIKMAPVINELKMEEDINTIVAVTAQHRDMLDQVLNLFNIKPDYDLNLMKQQQDLYSVTSEVLTGMKEILEKEKPSLVLVHGDTTTTFAAALAAFYQKIPVGHVEAGLRTKNKYSPFPEEMNRTLTGKLAELHFAPTDTSRENLLREAAANFKIWVTGNTVIDALLTTIKDDYQFPKELSKINFNNRILLVTTHRRENWGEKMRQIYGALIDLVEEFTDIEVVFPVHKNPIVKDIAHEMLGDKERIHLIEPLDYEPFANLMNASHIILTDSGGMQEEAPSLGKPVLVLRDTTERPEAVEAGTVKLTGTVHEHIYNDTKQLLTNTQEYEKMAKAINPYGDGKAAKRIIKTIKEFLYVRIGNLN; this is encoded by the coding sequence ATGGGTATACATCTAGGAAAAGTAATGGTGGTTTTTGGTACCCGACCTGAAGCTATAAAGATGGCTCCAGTGATAAATGAGTTAAAGATGGAAGAGGATATAAATACTATTGTTGCTGTAACTGCTCAACACCGAGATATGCTAGATCAGGTTTTAAACCTTTTTAATATAAAACCCGACTATGACTTAAACCTGATGAAACAACAACAGGACTTATATAGTGTAACCTCAGAAGTTCTTACTGGGATGAAAGAAATACTAGAAAAAGAAAAGCCTAGTCTAGTATTAGTACATGGTGATACGACAACAACCTTTGCTGCAGCTTTAGCTGCGTTTTACCAAAAAATACCGGTTGGGCATGTAGAAGCAGGGTTACGTACCAAGAACAAATACTCTCCTTTTCCAGAGGAAATGAACCGAACCCTAACTGGAAAACTAGCAGAGCTACATTTTGCTCCAACAGATACATCAAGGGAAAACCTACTCCGTGAAGCAGCAGCTAACTTTAAAATATGGGTAACAGGGAATACTGTAATTGATGCTCTATTAACAACAATAAAAGATGATTATCAGTTTCCTAAAGAACTATCTAAAATAAATTTTAATAACCGGATTTTACTAGTAACAACCCACAGAAGAGAAAACTGGGGAGAAAAAATGCGTCAGATTTACGGTGCATTAATTGACCTGGTTGAAGAATTTACAGATATAGAAGTTGTTTTCCCAGTGCATAAAAACCCCATAGTAAAAGATATAGCCCATGAAATGTTAGGAGATAAAGAGCGTATACACCTAATCGAACCACTAGACTATGAACCATTTGCCAATTTAATGAATGCATCACATATTATATTGACTGATTCAGGAGGGATGCAGGAGGAAGCACCTTCACTAGGAAAACCAGTTTTAGTTTTAAGAGACACCACAGAACGTCCAGAAGCAGTAGAAGCAGGGACAGTAAAACTAACAGGAACAGTACATGAGCATATATACAATGATACCAAGCAATTATTAACAAATACACAAGAATATGAAAAAATGGCTAAAGCCATTAATCCCTACGGTGACGGCAAAGCCGCCAAAAGAATAATAAAAACAATAAAAGAATTTTTATATGTAAGAATAGGAAACCTAAATTAA
- a CDS encoding efflux RND transporter permease subunit, translating to MKIVDFSVKRPVTITIIVAVLVILGFFTLSRMSIELYPDINLPVAAVITSYPSAGPEEVESQVSIPMEGMLATVSNVTNLHSTSSAGSSMIIIEFNWGTDMNEAMANMRDQVGMVERFLPDGAENPLIVRMDPTMMPILQMGISGDDLAQVQTIAEDVIEPRLARIPGVASVMTLGGLEREVKVEVDPVKLENYGLAMSQVVQVLQTENFAMSGGQVAQGEREYYVRTLQEFETVEEIKDVTIATPAGHILQLREIATIVDGYKDQNQLTRVNGDPAVAVNVLKQTDANTADTCAAVVAELDKINQELGVDIQFDIAFDQSEFIHEALNNTQRLIIQGAILAMLILFVFLRNARSTLIIFTAIPLSIVSAFILMYFTNYTVNMITLGALALGLGRMVDDSIVVFENIYRHRSLGLSAKEAAKKGASEVGTAVLATTLTILAVFAPMLFVEGIAAIFFLPLAITVCFALICSLVIALTVIPLMSSKLLTDESMKKTREKTGRIANATNKFGELLEKISEKYKALLKWALGRRKTVVAAVTFLFVASFSGVPFIGAEFLPTMDTGEISVTIETDKGSVIGHTDEVTSQVEEELRQIPEVETIFSTIGSSGNMMDDSGQPDRTTIYTKLVPLDQRDRSVEEVTEEIRNKVNYIPGAKINATVFDVFSFGGTSGPINVQVRGDDLDILREISYELVNIIENVSGTREVSSSLMDGNPELQIKVDRQRAAQYGLTPMQISNEIQNVMEGRVATQYSFEGSEIDVRVTYDSKDYKDVEYLSNLPIMSQTGAIVRLSEVATFEVEQGPVQISRVDQVRLADINAHLVGRDLASVMEEIREEANKLNLPAGYTIEYGGETQEMEESFKTLAMALMLAIVLAYAVMAIQYESFFNPFVIMFSVPVAFIGVVLGLVITGKAFSVPAFVGLIMMVGIVVSNAIILVDYLNRLRAEGMERNEAIIEAGRIRLRPILMTTLSTVLAMLPLAIGMGEGTEFQAPMAIVVISGLLVSTLVTLVLVPVVYSIFDDLGIRIRKRFSKDTEEEEASIES from the coding sequence ATGAAAATAGTAGATTTCTCAGTAAAAAGGCCGGTAACCATAACTATAATAGTAGCTGTTTTAGTTATCCTTGGTTTTTTTACTTTATCACGAATGTCAATAGAACTATATCCGGATATAAATCTTCCGGTAGCAGCGGTAATTACTTCCTATCCTAGTGCAGGACCCGAGGAAGTTGAGTCCCAGGTTAGTATTCCTATGGAAGGAATGCTAGCAACTGTATCTAATGTTACAAACCTTCATTCTACTTCAAGTGCTGGAAGTTCAATGATTATTATTGAATTTAACTGGGGTACAGATATGAATGAGGCTATGGCCAACATGCGAGATCAAGTTGGCATGGTTGAACGTTTTCTCCCCGATGGTGCGGAAAACCCATTAATAGTTAGGATGGACCCCACAATGATGCCTATCCTGCAAATGGGTATTAGTGGTGATGATTTAGCTCAGGTACAAACCATAGCAGAGGATGTTATTGAACCACGTTTAGCTAGGATTCCTGGTGTAGCATCAGTAATGACACTAGGAGGGCTTGAGCGTGAAGTAAAGGTAGAAGTTGACCCAGTAAAGCTTGAAAACTACGGACTTGCCATGTCACAGGTAGTTCAGGTTTTACAGACTGAAAACTTTGCTATGTCAGGTGGTCAGGTTGCTCAGGGTGAACGTGAATATTATGTACGTACACTACAGGAGTTTGAAACAGTTGAAGAGATAAAAGATGTTACAATAGCAACACCTGCCGGACATATTTTGCAGCTTAGAGAAATAGCTACCATAGTTGATGGCTACAAGGACCAAAACCAATTAACTAGGGTGAATGGTGATCCCGCGGTAGCAGTAAATGTTTTAAAGCAGACAGATGCAAATACTGCTGATACCTGTGCAGCAGTTGTTGCTGAATTAGACAAGATAAATCAGGAGCTTGGGGTTGATATACAATTTGATATAGCCTTTGATCAATCTGAATTCATACATGAAGCTCTTAATAATACCCAAAGGCTAATAATTCAAGGTGCTATATTAGCGATGCTTATTTTGTTCGTATTCTTAAGAAATGCTCGTAGTACCTTAATTATATTTACAGCTATACCATTATCAATAGTCAGTGCATTCATATTAATGTACTTTACTAACTATACAGTTAATATGATAACCCTTGGGGCTTTGGCACTTGGATTAGGGCGAATGGTTGATGACTCGATTGTTGTTTTTGAAAATATTTATCGACATCGATCGCTGGGCTTGTCAGCCAAAGAAGCTGCCAAAAAAGGAGCTTCTGAAGTTGGAACTGCCGTATTGGCTACAACCCTAACAATTTTAGCAGTTTTTGCTCCCATGTTATTTGTTGAGGGAATAGCAGCAATATTCTTCTTACCATTAGCAATTACAGTATGTTTTGCTCTAATATGTTCATTGGTTATTGCTCTAACAGTTATACCACTAATGTCTTCAAAGTTATTAACTGATGAATCAATGAAGAAAACAAGGGAAAAGACTGGTAGGATAGCTAATGCAACTAATAAATTTGGAGAGTTGTTAGAAAAAATAAGTGAAAAATACAAAGCTTTGCTAAAATGGGCTTTAGGACGTCGCAAAACAGTGGTAGCAGCAGTAACGTTCCTATTCGTTGCTTCATTTTCGGGGGTTCCATTTATCGGAGCTGAATTCTTACCTACAATGGATACGGGTGAAATTTCAGTTACTATAGAAACCGATAAAGGCTCAGTTATTGGCCATACAGACGAAGTAACAAGTCAGGTAGAGGAAGAGCTGCGTCAAATACCTGAGGTAGAAACAATTTTCAGTACTATTGGTAGTTCAGGCAATATGATGGATGATTCAGGTCAGCCTGATAGGACTACAATATATACAAAGCTAGTTCCCCTTGATCAACGCGATCGTAGTGTTGAGGAAGTAACAGAGGAGATTAGAAATAAAGTAAACTATATCCCTGGTGCAAAAATAAATGCTACAGTTTTTGACGTATTTAGTTTTGGAGGTACATCCGGACCTATAAATGTTCAGGTGCGTGGAGATGACTTAGATATATTAAGGGAAATTTCCTATGAACTAGTTAATATTATTGAAAATGTTTCAGGTACTAGAGAAGTATCATCATCACTAATGGATGGAAACCCAGAACTCCAAATAAAAGTAGATAGACAAAGAGCAGCTCAATATGGTTTAACACCAATGCAAATATCAAATGAAATACAAAATGTTATGGAAGGTAGGGTTGCTACCCAATACAGCTTTGAAGGCTCTGAAATAGATGTAAGAGTAACCTACGATTCAAAAGATTATAAGGATGTTGAGTATTTGAGCAATCTACCCATTATGAGTCAAACTGGGGCAATTGTTAGGCTATCAGAAGTTGCTACTTTTGAAGTAGAACAGGGGCCTGTACAAATAAGCCGTGTGGATCAAGTCAGGTTAGCAGATATTAATGCCCACTTAGTAGGGCGCGATCTTGCTAGTGTTATGGAAGAAATACGAGAAGAAGCTAATAAGTTAAACTTACCAGCTGGATATACCATAGAATATGGTGGAGAGACTCAGGAAATGGAGGAAAGCTTCAAAACTCTAGCTATGGCCCTAATGTTAGCTATTGTGCTAGCATATGCGGTTATGGCAATACAATATGAATCATTCTTTAACCCGTTTGTTATCATGTTTTCAGTCCCAGTAGCCTTTATAGGGGTTGTGCTAGGCCTTGTGATAACTGGTAAAGCATTTAGTGTGCCAGCCTTTGTTGGGTTAATTATGATGGTTGGTATAGTAGTATCTAATGCTATTATACTAGTAGACTATCTAAACCGCCTAAGAGCTGAGGGTATGGAACGAAACGAAGCTATAATTGAAGCAGGGAGAATAAGATTAAGACCAATTCTGATGACTACATTAAGTACGGTTTTAGCGATGTTACCACTTGCTATAGGTATGGGCGAAGGTACTGAATTCCAAGCACCAATGGCTATAGTAGTTATTAGTGGATTACTTGTGTCAACTCTAGTAACCCTAGTCTTAGTTCCCGTAGTCTACAGCATATTCGATGACTTAGGGATTAGAATTAGAAAAAGATTTTCTAAGGATACAGAAGAGGAAGAAGCAAGTATAGAGTCGTAA
- a CDS encoding S8 family serine peptidase, which produces MIFNINKAVKSLVLIFFIAFATITYITSPVDASFWDIEYSWAKGEITQLESIGVLNGYNDGSFRPHHEISRAEFTKLIIHALEEDQEAHLLSGGDSTFNDVADYHWAKGYILLAQELEIINGRGNDQFDPEAPITREEASAIVVRASQLQEDELEELEFKDNEDIADWALEEIKVALTLGIISGFPDETFKPQDNLIREQAASILMQLMDKKGLLYQFNGIIRSAEDSTVDIRISGKNHIFTVADGAAFMDRGEVIDSLSDKTNTRFSFNVNSQGEIVSGFLHYEDTYYDVNIRQMDDISITAYTKPQTDNHLFSRNFTEPQPKSEENLELSLKHSKQISGINQLQSETGATGEGVTIAVIDTGIDPLHRDLQRTESNSRKILDWVNLSDEGRVQISNTAQADSNQQTITTSEGQVTLPNVSSVSGNYKYGYWYEDWIAYVHDIDFTGSEKTDDKIMVLLVDSKQAGVYDTVFVDTNGNMDLSDEVPLRTYRDNRHSYASFSATEDLPSGFPFILTDIATDGSQVHFGYDSDGHGTHVAGILAGNGKVKGVAPNAHLMAIKVVDSAGFTSEDKIIQAVEYAVNNGADIINISLGHYPVNGAEFENITRRINELAKNRLICIAVGNNGPGLGTLATPGDVNNVLSVGAYISPDLWETDYGWRTETESLWYFNSVGPSADGTLKPDILAPGSAISTYPTWMSSNYYLKEGTSMAAPFVSGAGALLIENMWMSGKPVNSLMVKNALKDSARQLENLSNIEQGFGALDVYKAWEIIQDYERLPNHLHIDTKTTLDGSSAGVFIREYLPGISKTEVANDRSQSAYIEWESQADWININRKTTQIAGNGYRNINFDFTIPEESGLHTGLVKGNIVDSDQKIEILSTLIVPHKYNSRGEYMSYDNLPSGEMKRYYFDVPEDTDSLYFQLRILGILDNLQGRARLHIYKPNGELYDVTNYVGITPPGLRAERELELDIEEPDAGMWEVVVYSSATLSLYDKKTSDYLLVSQIKGGDRGTSYIDNEFIIGAAYKKEESLPDTIVLNIIEAETKQPYTGTLLINDRLYRAKDGKVLVHKNLERNTLTFNIQKVNSN; this is translated from the coding sequence ATGATCTTTAATATAAATAAAGCAGTAAAAAGTTTAGTGTTAATCTTTTTTATTGCCTTTGCAACTATAACATACATAACTTCCCCAGTAGATGCTAGCTTCTGGGATATCGAGTATAGCTGGGCAAAAGGAGAGATTACCCAGCTTGAATCTATTGGAGTTTTAAATGGCTATAATGATGGTTCATTTAGACCCCATCATGAAATTAGTCGTGCTGAATTTACAAAGCTTATAATACATGCTTTAGAAGAAGACCAAGAGGCTCATCTGCTTTCAGGTGGAGATTCCACATTTAATGATGTAGCAGATTACCACTGGGCCAAGGGCTACATCCTTTTAGCTCAAGAGTTAGAAATCATTAATGGACGTGGAAATGACCAATTTGACCCTGAAGCACCTATAACTCGGGAGGAAGCCTCTGCTATAGTGGTTAGAGCTTCCCAACTGCAAGAAGATGAGTTAGAAGAACTAGAATTTAAAGATAATGAAGATATTGCTGACTGGGCTTTAGAAGAAATAAAAGTGGCATTAACACTTGGAATTATCTCTGGTTTCCCTGATGAAACCTTTAAGCCTCAGGATAACCTTATTCGTGAACAAGCAGCATCAATCCTTATGCAATTAATGGATAAAAAAGGCTTATTATATCAGTTTAACGGTATTATTAGAAGTGCCGAAGATTCTACTGTAGATATTAGAATAAGTGGTAAAAATCATATTTTTACCGTAGCTGATGGTGCAGCTTTTATGGATAGAGGAGAAGTGATAGATTCCTTATCAGATAAAACCAATACCCGCTTTAGTTTTAATGTAAATTCACAGGGTGAAATAGTCAGTGGTTTCCTCCATTATGAAGATACATACTATGATGTAAACATAAGACAAATGGATGATATAAGCATAACTGCTTATACCAAACCCCAAACAGATAATCATTTATTTAGTAGAAACTTTACCGAGCCACAACCTAAATCTGAGGAAAATCTAGAACTTAGCTTAAAACATAGTAAACAAATATCAGGTATTAACCAATTGCAATCTGAAACCGGTGCAACAGGTGAAGGTGTGACTATAGCAGTAATTGATACCGGTATTGACCCATTACATAGAGACCTGCAAAGAACTGAGTCTAACTCACGCAAAATATTAGATTGGGTTAATTTAAGTGATGAAGGCAGAGTACAAATTTCTAATACCGCACAAGCTGATTCCAACCAACAAACAATAACAACTAGTGAAGGGCAAGTGACTTTACCTAATGTTAGTTCAGTAAGTGGTAACTATAAATATGGGTATTGGTATGAAGACTGGATAGCATATGTACATGATATAGATTTTACTGGAAGTGAGAAAACAGATGATAAGATTATGGTGCTATTAGTAGACTCTAAACAGGCTGGAGTTTATGATACGGTTTTTGTTGATACTAATGGAAATATGGATTTATCTGATGAAGTTCCTTTAAGAACATATAGAGACAATAGACATAGCTATGCCTCATTTTCAGCTACAGAGGATCTTCCATCTGGTTTTCCTTTTATTTTGACTGATATAGCTACAGATGGAAGTCAGGTACATTTTGGATATGATAGTGATGGGCATGGAACTCATGTTGCTGGAATCTTAGCTGGTAATGGAAAGGTAAAAGGTGTTGCTCCAAATGCACATTTAATGGCCATAAAGGTTGTTGATAGTGCAGGATTTACTAGTGAAGATAAGATTATCCAAGCAGTTGAATATGCAGTAAATAATGGGGCGGATATTATAAACATTAGTTTAGGTCATTATCCAGTTAATGGTGCTGAATTTGAAAACATTACTAGACGGATAAATGAACTAGCAAAAAACCGACTTATTTGCATAGCAGTAGGAAATAATGGTCCGGGTCTAGGGACTTTAGCAACTCCCGGAGATGTGAATAATGTATTATCTGTAGGTGCCTATATTTCCCCAGATTTATGGGAAACTGATTATGGATGGCGAACTGAAACCGAAAGTCTTTGGTATTTTAACTCAGTTGGTCCCTCAGCAGATGGTACATTAAAGCCAGATATACTTGCACCAGGTTCGGCAATTTCTACTTATCCGACATGGATGAGTTCAAATTACTACCTAAAGGAAGGTACAAGTATGGCCGCTCCATTTGTATCGGGAGCGGGAGCCCTATTAATTGAAAACATGTGGATGAGTGGTAAACCAGTAAATAGTTTAATGGTGAAAAATGCTTTAAAAGATAGTGCCAGACAGTTAGAAAACTTAAGTAATATTGAACAGGGATTTGGTGCTTTGGATGTATATAAGGCATGGGAGATAATACAAGACTATGAAAGGCTACCTAATCACTTACATATAGATACCAAAACAACATTAGATGGATCGAGCGCAGGTGTATTTATACGTGAATATCTTCCAGGGATCAGTAAAACTGAGGTGGCAAACGATAGAAGCCAAAGTGCTTACATAGAATGGGAGAGTCAAGCTGATTGGATAAATATAAATAGGAAGACTACTCAGATTGCTGGTAATGGCTATAGAAATATAAATTTTGATTTTACTATACCAGAAGAATCTGGATTACATACTGGATTGGTAAAGGGAAATATTGTTGATAGTGACCAAAAAATCGAAATCCTATCAACCCTTATAGTTCCACATAAATACAACTCTAGGGGAGAATATATGAGTTATGATAATCTACCTTCTGGAGAAATGAAAAGATATTATTTTGATGTCCCGGAGGATACTGATAGTCTGTATTTTCAGCTTAGGATTTTAGGAATTCTAGATAATTTACAAGGGCGTGCAAGGCTTCATATATATAAGCCAAATGGAGAACTTTATGATGTAACCAACTATGTAGGTATAACTCCACCTGGATTACGTGCAGAACGCGAGTTAGAGCTTGATATAGAAGAGCCTGATGCAGGTATGTGGGAAGTAGTGGTTTACAGTTCAGCAACATTAAGCCTATACGATAAAAAAACCAGTGATTATTTATTAGTTTCACAAATAAAAGGTGGAGATAGGGGAACTAGTTATATTGATAATGAATTTATAATAGGGGCTGCCTACAAAAAGGAAGAATCACTTCCGGATACCATTGTATTAAACATAATAGAAGCTGAAACTAAACAACCCTATACCGGAACCTTATTGATAAATGATAGACTATACCGAGCAAAAGACGGCAAAGTCCTAGTACACAAAAACCTAGAACGAAATACCTTAACATTTAATATACAAAAAGTAAACTCAAATTAA
- a CDS encoding efflux RND transporter periplasmic adaptor subunit, producing MNRLKTPVYLMLCLLLILSLFISGCGQDEEVIQESELTVTIANAEKRDIARSMSYTGAVRGQNEVYIMPKVPARVTNVHVQPGDHVVNGQKLLTLDSSDFDAAIKQAEAGLASAKANKRQSEIALEAAKKNYERMQRLHEEGAISDQQLEMARDEHESLDSGSIDAAVAQAEAALMEANNQLENTIITSPINGVVGNISLSLGDTANPNEPAAIVTETSHLEVEVLVGENEISHIQKDSEVDVYIRAAREEPFTGTITSVASAADPMKQSYPVKVSLQNEDNLIKSGMFAQLRINTISADDVLCVPRNAVIPRGGQQVVFIVDEENRARQIEVETGVESSQWIEVLNGMEEGQKVITRGNTLVSDGSLVRGVTGGVR from the coding sequence GTGAATCGCTTAAAAACACCAGTTTATCTAATGTTGTGCTTGTTATTAATCCTATCCTTATTTATATCAGGTTGTGGACAAGATGAAGAGGTTATACAAGAATCGGAGTTAACAGTTACAATAGCTAATGCTGAAAAACGTGATATAGCTAGAAGCATGAGCTATACAGGTGCGGTTAGAGGACAAAATGAAGTTTATATTATGCCAAAGGTGCCAGCACGAGTCACGAATGTTCATGTTCAACCGGGTGACCATGTTGTAAATGGTCAAAAGTTATTAACTTTAGACAGTAGTGATTTTGATGCTGCCATTAAACAAGCTGAAGCTGGTTTAGCAAGTGCTAAAGCTAATAAGCGGCAAAGCGAGATAGCTTTAGAAGCTGCAAAAAAGAATTATGAGCGAATGCAAAGACTTCATGAGGAAGGTGCAATTTCTGACCAACAGCTTGAAATGGCCAGAGATGAACATGAAAGCCTAGATAGTGGCTCTATTGATGCTGCTGTAGCACAGGCAGAAGCAGCGTTGATGGAGGCTAATAATCAACTTGAAAATACTATTATTACTTCACCTATAAATGGTGTTGTTGGCAACATAAGCCTTTCCTTAGGTGATACAGCCAATCCTAATGAACCTGCAGCAATAGTTACTGAAACTTCACACTTAGAAGTAGAGGTATTAGTAGGTGAAAATGAAATATCTCATATACAAAAAGATAGTGAAGTTGATGTATATATTCGTGCAGCGAGAGAGGAGCCTTTTACAGGAACTATAACCAGTGTTGCAAGTGCAGCAGACCCTATGAAGCAAAGCTATCCAGTAAAAGTTTCACTTCAAAACGAAGATAATCTTATAAAATCGGGAATGTTTGCCCAATTAAGAATCAATACAATTAGTGCTGATGATGTTTTATGTGTGCCCAGAAATGCAGTTATTCCAAGGGGCGGTCAACAGGTGGTGTTTATAGTTGATGAAGAAAACCGCGCCCGCCAAATCGAAGTTGAAACCGGAGTCGAAAGCAGTCAATGGATTGAAGTACTAAATGGAATGGAAGAAGGTCAAAAGGTTATTACTAGGGGCAATACACTTGTCAGTGATGGAAGCCTGGTACGAGGAGTTACCGGGGGGGTTAGATAA
- a CDS encoding TolC family protein, with product MSWGRKFVSVFVMATLLFGVAIMPGQADGEKPDELTLTLEEAVEIAMENNPGIGIAEAEKKQKSLQYSRAQDTSKDYSDAQSQTIEYMGVPITLPSPSATYDGQRAIYLLPKLTEREYKQAEKIYQAQINEVKINVEEAFYNLIQAEEQKIIAENALKRADELLRIAELNYELGMVARAEVLGAEAGQSAARMGLSGARSEHTQKMMALNSVMGIDIDTVINPRGAFKFEKKHFALDELIEDAKENDISIIRARDGYKMAKWNYEFDINYYDERYRDAQPGKQDMIRAELSLQQTKDGILSAATKMYHGHLTLEEQYQYAQTTVELREEAYRLKELSYELGMATLTEVQEASDELKQAEADLSECIHNYNVLKSRLKYGIYGPVAGGGF from the coding sequence ATGAGTTGGGGACGGAAATTTGTATCGGTTTTTGTTATGGCAACCCTACTATTTGGGGTAGCTATAATGCCAGGACAGGCTGATGGGGAAAAGCCTGATGAGTTAACCTTAACACTAGAAGAAGCAGTAGAAATAGCCATGGAAAACAATCCGGGTATAGGAATAGCTGAGGCTGAGAAGAAGCAAAAGTCACTACAGTATTCACGGGCACAAGATACCAGTAAAGATTATTCTGATGCTCAATCACAAACTATTGAATATATGGGTGTTCCAATAACATTACCTAGTCCAAGTGCTACCTATGATGGTCAGAGAGCTATATATTTATTACCAAAATTAACAGAACGTGAATATAAACAAGCAGAAAAAATTTACCAAGCACAAATAAATGAAGTAAAAATTAATGTAGAAGAAGCATTTTATAATTTAATTCAAGCAGAGGAACAAAAAATTATTGCTGAAAATGCTTTAAAAAGAGCTGATGAACTGCTAAGAATAGCAGAATTAAACTATGAATTAGGTATGGTAGCTAGGGCTGAAGTATTAGGTGCTGAAGCTGGGCAGAGTGCCGCAAGGATGGGATTAAGTGGAGCTAGAAGTGAACATACACAAAAGATGATGGCTTTAAATAGTGTAATGGGAATAGATATTGATACAGTAATAAATCCAAGAGGCGCGTTTAAATTTGAAAAGAAACACTTCGCATTAGATGAGCTTATTGAGGATGCGAAAGAAAATGATATAAGTATTATTAGAGCAAGAGATGGTTACAAGATGGCTAAATGGAACTATGAATTTGACATTAACTATTATGATGAGAGGTATAGAGATGCTCAGCCAGGCAAACAGGATATGATAAGAGCAGAGCTTTCCTTACAACAAACTAAAGATGGCATACTATCAGCTGCAACCAAAATGTATCATGGTCACTTAACACTAGAAGAACAGTACCAATATGCACAAACAACTGTAGAACTAAGGGAAGAAGCATACAGGCTAAAGGAACTTAGCTATGAGCTAGGTATGGCAACACTAACCGAAGTTCAAGAGGCATCAGATGAGTTAAAGCAAGCAGAAGCAGATTTATCAGAATGCATACATAATTATAATGTTTTAAAATCTCGTCTTAAATATGGAATTTATGGTCCAGTTGCAGGTGGAGGCTTTTAA